A segment of the Thermoplasma sp. Kam2015 genome:
GAGGAATATGTGAAGCCTTACATCATGGAAATAATGCAGGAGATATCAGGAAGTGTGCCTACAATATACTTCAGCACCATGACGTCATCGTACATAACCGATATGGGCATTGCCTCAGATTTCTATTCCTTGGACTGGCGCGTAGATATAGGTAAGATCTCATCATCCATCTCTGAGGATATAGGCATTCAGGGTAATCTTGATCCTGCAATAGTCAATTACGACTATTCCTTAAAAGAGGCGAAGAGGATAATTGACTCTGTACATGGAAGGATCCGATACATATTCAACACCGGACACGGGTTGCTGCCAAGCACCGATCCGGAAAAGCTTAAACGGTTAGTTGAATACATCCACAGCGTGAATATATGAAATCTGCTCTTCTTTTGCTTTCCTACGGAAGCCCAGAGAGAATTGAAGACGTTGACGAATACCTCAAGAATATATTCAACGGCAAGCAGGTTCCAGAGGCTGTGAGAGAGGAAAATCTGAAAAAGTATGAGATGTTCGGCGGCAGATCGCCATCCAACAGGATAATTGAGAGCATAGGCAAGAAGCTGCAGGATAGGTTTGGCGGTGAGATAGATGTTCTGTTGGCTTACAAGCACTGGAACCCCTCGATAGAGGAGATTGCCGGTAATCTGGCCGGATATGACAATGTTGTGGCTATGCCACTGTTCTCATTTTATTCAGAGAGCGTGAGAGATTCATATCTCAATCCCCTCCTTGCAGCATTCAAACGTTATAACATATCTGCCAGAATGGAATTTGTCAATGGCCTGGCCAACAACGATCTATTCCAGCCCATGTGGGCTAACATAATATCCGAATGCACAGGTAGTAAAACATTTCACATCTTTGACGCCCACAGTCTTCCAAACGCTCAGAGAGAGGAGGATTATCTCTTCTGGCTCCGCTATTCCACATATAAGATATCACAGATACTGGGTATAAGTCATTCTGATTTTGGATTCCAAGGGGGACATGAAGGCTGGCTTGGGCCTAGCATATACAGCCTCATCGATAAGATAGAGGAGAAGAATGTCACTGTAATACCGATATCATTCCTCTACGACCATCTGGAGATACTTTACGATCTTGATTATGAATTCAGAAAGGCGCTGGAGGCAAGAGGTAAGATCTATACAAGGGTCAAGATGCCCAACGATTCGCCTATGATGATTAACCTCATCGATCGCGTGACCAGATCAGCAATAACCCATCTCAGTGGAGAAATGATCAATAGAGGCACTTCCACCCGCGTTAGGGCTGAAAGCCGTACCTAAAAGCTATGAAATGATCTTCGATTTTCAACAATATTTATATCCTGCATTTGGCTAACAAAGTGTGGAAACTATAAGAAGACCAACATGGGACGAGTACTTTATGCGCATGGCCTATCTGGCCGCCTCCAGGACAAACTGCATCAGGAGGAAGGTTGGGGCGGTTATAGTCAAGGACAAGAACGTACTCGCCACAGGTTACAATGGGCCACCGAGCGGTACTGCCCACTGCGATGTTGTTGGTTGTATACGTGAGGACTTAAAAGTACCCTCGGGTGAAAGGCATGAACTATGCCGCGGACTGCACGCCGAGCAGAACGCGATCATACAAGCTGCGGTGCATGGTGTGAGCATAAAGGACGCCACCATATATGTAACAACCCATCCATGCGTGGTATGTTCCAAGATGATAATGAACGCACAGATAAAGGAGATAGTGTATGCTGAGGGGTATCCAGACGAACTTGCGGAGCTAATGCTTCTTGAGAGCGACATCAAGGTGAGGAAATTCACGCTCCCCGATCAGGAGGTAAAGGCAATGATCGGCGAATTCTATTACCTTGAGGGTGAGGATTGATCTTGAGGGCCATCATTGTCTTCATAAATCTTCACAATTTAGGTTTTTGAAAGGTGAAGAAAATTAGGGATTTATGAGAAACAGTAAAACTCTATTTTCATGCTGTAGATACATCGACTTACTCAATGGAAATACCGCAAATTGTTTTTCTATTTTTACGTAACATACGTTATAATGCGGTGTCAGGATCCTTTAGTAAGAACGCTGAAATCCGATCATATGCCTGTAGTAAAGCCTCTAGCGGGATATCTAAGTCATGATGGTATCTGTCGTGTCCTTGAATCAGGAAGATCAAATTTTCGGCGAGGAGCGGTTCAAGGTGCCTCAGACATCATATGTAGAGA
Coding sequences within it:
- a CDS encoding ferrochelatase, translated to MKSALLLLSYGSPERIEDVDEYLKNIFNGKQVPEAVREENLKKYEMFGGRSPSNRIIESIGKKLQDRFGGEIDVLLAYKHWNPSIEEIAGNLAGYDNVVAMPLFSFYSESVRDSYLNPLLAAFKRYNISARMEFVNGLANNDLFQPMWANIISECTGSKTFHIFDAHSLPNAQREEDYLFWLRYSTYKISQILGISHSDFGFQGGHEGWLGPSIYSLIDKIEEKNVTVIPISFLYDHLEILYDLDYEFRKALEARGKIYTRVKMPNDSPMMINLIDRVTRSAITHLSGEMINRGTSTRVRAESRT
- a CDS encoding cytidine/deoxycytidylate deaminase family protein, whose amino-acid sequence is METIRRPTWDEYFMRMAYLAASRTNCIRRKVGAVIVKDKNVLATGYNGPPSGTAHCDVVGCIREDLKVPSGERHELCRGLHAEQNAIIQAAVHGVSIKDATIYVTTHPCVVCSKMIMNAQIKEIVYAEGYPDELAELMLLESDIKVRKFTLPDQEVKAMIGEFYYLEGED